One window of Treponema denticola genomic DNA carries:
- a CDS encoding ABC transporter ATP-binding protein, whose protein sequence is MSNPILKITDVTKRFGGITAVDNINMSVYLGKIQGIIGPNGAGKTTLFNLISGIYKPTLGSIHFCGEDITNLKPHRINEKGIVRTFQNIRLFKNMTILDNVMVGCHNEENENILDALFKTKRHKVEEQKNKNKALSLLDRVGLIHLRYEMPDSLPYGLRRKLEIARALASNPKLLMLDEPAAGMNEQETIELTEFIQSLKSKDMAIMLIEHDMKLVMSLSDSVYVINHGLKIAEDSPEEIVKDKAVINAYLGEEDV, encoded by the coding sequence ATGTCGAATCCAATTCTTAAAATAACGGATGTAACCAAGCGTTTTGGCGGTATTACGGCTGTTGATAATATAAACATGTCTGTATATCTTGGAAAGATTCAAGGAATTATAGGTCCTAATGGAGCCGGAAAAACCACTCTTTTCAATTTAATATCAGGTATATATAAACCTACATTGGGGTCTATTCATTTTTGCGGTGAAGATATAACGAATTTGAAACCTCATAGAATAAACGAAAAAGGGATTGTGCGTACATTCCAAAATATACGCTTATTTAAGAATATGACAATATTGGATAATGTAATGGTAGGTTGTCATAACGAAGAAAATGAAAATATATTAGATGCTTTATTTAAAACTAAAAGACATAAAGTTGAAGAACAAAAGAATAAAAATAAAGCTTTGAGTCTTTTAGATAGAGTAGGCTTGATTCATCTTAGGTATGAAATGCCTGATTCTTTGCCCTATGGTCTACGGCGTAAATTAGAGATTGCGCGAGCTCTGGCATCAAATCCTAAACTACTTATGCTTGATGAACCTGCAGCAGGTATGAATGAACAAGAAACAATAGAGCTGACTGAATTTATACAAAGTTTAAAATCAAAAGATATGGCTATAATGCTGATTGAACATGATATGAAATTAGTTATGAGCCTCAGTGACAGTGTTTATGTTATAAACCATGGACTAAAAATAGCGGAAGATTCTCCTGAAGAAATAGTTAAGGATAAAGCCGTTATTAATGCATACCTTGGAGAGGAGGATGTTTAG
- a CDS encoding ABC transporter substrate-binding protein: MKTNKLLIYFVLVVSLTLFAASCSKINDFFKQDKKDLPDRTTPEAGPRVIAGTMSIVEILDDLGYKNVSGVPSSRHAMPELYAKTEKIGMPMQPDIETVKRLNADIYLASLGSKPTLDKIFQNQNIKTEYVDLNSYEACLNTIRYLGEMTSKQKEAEHVIQTIEAKTLEVRRAIYGKKSPKVLMLLGSPKKLMMGTKNCYTGSLMEVLKIHNIANDIGNFDKSYVPINIEEIVKHQPDVIIRLTHTNSEDTAESLRAEFAKNEIWQKVKAVKEDKIYDLDSNLYTVSRNIKIMQAVENLKEIIYGETED; the protein is encoded by the coding sequence ATGAAAACAAATAAACTTCTTATATACTTCGTATTAGTTGTTTCCTTAACTTTATTCGCCGCAAGCTGTTCAAAAATTAATGATTTTTTTAAACAAGATAAAAAAGACTTGCCTGACCGCACAACACCAGAGGCAGGGCCTCGCGTTATTGCAGGAACCATGTCCATAGTCGAAATCTTAGATGACCTCGGCTATAAAAATGTTTCAGGCGTGCCTTCAAGCCGTCACGCTATGCCTGAGCTTTATGCAAAGACCGAAAAAATAGGAATGCCCATGCAGCCGGATATCGAAACTGTAAAACGGCTGAATGCGGATATCTATTTGGCTTCTTTAGGTTCAAAACCTACATTGGATAAGATATTCCAAAACCAAAACATAAAAACGGAATATGTCGATTTAAATTCCTATGAGGCATGTTTAAATACTATCAGATATCTGGGAGAAATGACTTCAAAACAAAAGGAGGCGGAACATGTCATTCAAACCATTGAAGCTAAAACCCTTGAAGTACGCCGCGCCATTTACGGCAAAAAAAGCCCCAAGGTCTTGATGCTTTTAGGTTCTCCAAAAAAATTGATGATGGGAACAAAAAACTGTTACACAGGAAGCTTGATGGAAGTTTTAAAAATTCACAATATCGCAAACGATATAGGAAACTTCGACAAATCATACGTTCCCATAAATATAGAAGAAATCGTAAAACATCAGCCCGATGTCATCATACGCCTTACCCACACAAATTCCGAAGACACTGCCGAGAGCCTCAGGGCCGAGTTCGCAAAGAATGAAATTTGGCAGAAGGTAAAGGCCGTAAAAGAAGATAAAATCTACGACCTTGACAGTAATTTATACACTGTTTCACGGAATATTAAAATAATGCAGGCCGTCGAGAATTTAAAAGAAATAATCTACGGAGAAACCGAAGACTAA
- a CDS encoding uroporphyrinogen decarboxylase family protein, translating into MREKRKLVLDAFSNKQIQRVPVGFWWHFADEYRQFRGLLDDGIIQATIDGTKKMYGDLKPDMVKIMSDGFFGHPSIMKNDINNIDDIKKIRSIGNSSPWYDKQIDMVNSILDYFDGEVAAFYNIFAPLNYIRLYTECYKKQPDLFVKLFFEDPNAMLEASLEIANDLLVLADKLKNKTKLDGIYYSVQSVQSQDADLNFHQKYVLPSDKKVLDKINSLWDNNILHICGYADYTNDLSFYKDYKAKVYNWAVNTEKVSLAEGKKFFGNACVLGGFDNNRGTLIDVGTDIEIENYVDSLIKEAGTTGVIIGADCTIAPEIGYKRLEQVRNYAEKYSK; encoded by the coding sequence ATGAGAGAAAAAAGAAAATTGGTTTTGGATGCTTTTAGCAATAAGCAGATCCAAAGAGTTCCTGTAGGTTTTTGGTGGCATTTTGCCGATGAGTACAGACAGTTCCGTGGTTTACTGGATGACGGAATTATTCAAGCGACGATTGACGGCACAAAAAAAATGTATGGCGATTTAAAACCTGATATGGTAAAAATAATGTCTGACGGTTTTTTCGGCCATCCGTCAATTATGAAAAATGACATTAATAACATTGACGATATTAAAAAAATAAGGTCGATAGGAAATTCGTCGCCATGGTATGATAAGCAAATCGATATGGTCAATAGTATTTTAGATTACTTTGACGGAGAGGTTGCTGCATTTTATAATATTTTTGCTCCGCTCAACTATATAAGGTTGTATACGGAGTGTTATAAAAAACAGCCTGATTTGTTTGTTAAACTTTTTTTTGAAGACCCGAATGCTATGTTGGAGGCTTCTTTAGAAATTGCTAATGACTTGCTTGTACTTGCGGATAAACTCAAAAACAAAACAAAACTTGACGGAATATATTACAGTGTTCAAAGTGTTCAGTCACAAGATGCCGATTTAAATTTCCATCAAAAATATGTTTTGCCTTCGGATAAAAAAGTTCTTGATAAAATAAATTCTCTTTGGGACAATAATATTCTTCATATCTGCGGGTATGCCGATTATACTAATGATTTATCCTTTTATAAAGATTATAAAGCTAAGGTATATAACTGGGCTGTAAATACTGAAAAAGTTTCTTTAGCAGAAGGAAAAAAATTCTTCGGCAATGCTTGTGTCCTTGGCGGGTTTGATAATAATAGGGGAACTCTTATCGATGTAGGTACCGATATTGAGATTGAAAATTATGTTGATAGTTTGATAAAAGAAGCGGGAACTACGGGTGTTATTATAGGTGCAGATTGTACAATTGCTCCTGAGATCGGATATAAAAGACTTGAACAAGTAAGGAACTATGCTGAAAAGTATAGTAAATAA
- a CDS encoding branched-chain amino acid ABC transporter permease has protein sequence MLLQQLINGLVIGSTYALVTIGFNMVYGVLELTNFAHSSFYMLAAYIGQFILLKFFMNISVPIALIITFLTSIIITASLGALMDKIALEPIRIKKGAPISSLISTVGVQTIINNSVLLIFGTVPLYFPDLLKLGKFTIYGGTVVQWIQILILIMTLIIMLVLTFIVTRTRLGKSMRAISQNQIAARLMGININRVITITFFIGTTVAGISGLMVAMYYQRVDTLMGASVGLKSFAAAVLGGMGSLPGAAIGGLLIGLLETLFAAYISSGYRDIVAFVILILVLLIRPSGLMGKKSVDKV, from the coding sequence ATGTTATTGCAGCAACTAATTAATGGTTTGGTTATAGGAAGCACTTACGCACTGGTTACAATAGGCTTTAATATGGTGTACGGTGTGTTGGAGTTGACTAATTTCGCTCATAGCTCTTTTTATATGTTAGCCGCATATATAGGTCAATTCATTTTGTTAAAATTTTTTATGAATATATCGGTTCCTATTGCTCTAATTATAACATTTTTAACCTCCATAATTATAACAGCCTCTTTAGGTGCTCTTATGGATAAAATTGCTTTGGAGCCTATAAGAATAAAAAAAGGTGCTCCTATTTCATCTTTAATAAGTACTGTCGGTGTTCAGACTATAATCAATAACTCCGTTCTTCTAATTTTCGGCACAGTTCCTTTATACTTTCCTGATTTATTAAAGCTTGGTAAATTTACTATTTATGGCGGAACTGTGGTTCAATGGATTCAGATTCTCATATTGATTATGACTTTAATTATAATGCTTGTATTAACTTTTATTGTTACGCGTACACGCTTAGGAAAGTCAATGCGGGCAATTTCTCAAAATCAAATTGCTGCAAGACTTATGGGAATAAATATAAATAGAGTTATAACCATTACATTCTTTATAGGAACTACAGTTGCCGGTATTTCAGGTTTGATGGTTGCAATGTATTATCAGAGAGTAGACACCTTAATGGGGGCATCTGTAGGATTAAAGTCATTTGCTGCAGCAGTTCTTGGCGGAATGGGCTCTCTCCCCGGAGCGGCTATAGGAGGATTATTGATAGGCTTACTTGAAACTCTTTTTGCCGCTTATATAAGTTCAGGATATAGGGATATTGTTGCCTTTGTGATATTGATATTGGTTCTTCTTATTCGGCCCTCAGGCTTAATGGGTAAAAAAAGCGTAGATAAGGTATAG
- a CDS encoding ABC transporter substrate-binding protein has protein sequence MKKIRIYILSLLSVILILNSCTGKDEAKATEDKANKPIYFAWYGPLTGDAKQYGDTEKIAVELALKDINDVGNGVLGGRKIIVDFYDDKNDAKEAVNIANKIVAEKKYLAVVGGFGSTPSMAAAPIYEKAKIINYSPTSSHADFSSLGKFMFRNTPTQEIETKQYADYVYTKLGIKTVAILNVNDDWGNNIAKIFTNQFVKLGGKITDLQTYIPNQTSDFTPMISKAKTTNPEAFFPVAYYQDSANIVRQAKNLDFNVQMILSSSTLKQELIDLAGDIVEGAFIMNAYSPDINTPEFIRVIGEYTKRTGKQGDAFVMQTYDVVKQLATAVDMAGSDDPVVVRETLANMKGYNALSGPYNMNELGDAVRSLVPMFIKNGKFTRIDD, from the coding sequence ATGAAAAAAATAAGGATCTATATTTTAAGTTTATTAAGTGTTATATTGATATTAAATTCTTGTACAGGAAAGGATGAAGCAAAAGCAACTGAAGACAAGGCAAATAAGCCTATCTATTTTGCTTGGTACGGTCCTTTGACCGGAGATGCAAAGCAATACGGTGATACTGAAAAGATTGCTGTAGAGCTTGCTTTAAAGGATATCAATGATGTGGGAAATGGTGTGCTCGGCGGAAGAAAAATCATTGTAGATTTTTATGATGATAAAAATGATGCAAAAGAAGCGGTTAATATTGCAAATAAGATTGTTGCAGAAAAAAAATATCTTGCTGTAGTAGGAGGTTTTGGTTCTACACCTTCAATGGCTGCCGCTCCCATATACGAGAAAGCAAAAATTATCAATTATTCACCCACTTCATCACATGCGGATTTTTCATCATTGGGTAAATTTATGTTTAGAAATACTCCTACGCAAGAAATTGAAACCAAGCAGTATGCTGACTATGTTTACACAAAACTTGGAATTAAAACTGTAGCTATTCTTAATGTAAATGACGACTGGGGAAATAATATTGCAAAAATATTCACCAACCAATTTGTAAAGCTTGGCGGAAAAATAACCGATCTTCAAACTTATATACCGAACCAGACATCAGATTTTACTCCGATGATATCTAAAGCAAAAACAACAAACCCTGAAGCTTTCTTTCCGGTTGCCTATTATCAAGATTCTGCAAATATAGTAAGACAGGCAAAAAATTTGGACTTTAATGTTCAAATGATTCTTTCAAGTTCTACACTAAAACAAGAATTGATAGACTTAGCCGGAGATATAGTTGAAGGAGCTTTTATAATGAATGCATATTCTCCCGATATAAATACGCCTGAATTTATCCGTGTAATTGGAGAGTATACAAAGAGAACAGGAAAACAGGGAGATGCTTTTGTAATGCAAACTTATGATGTCGTTAAGCAGCTAGCAACAGCAGTAGATATGGCCGGCAGTGACGACCCTGTTGTTGTAAGAGAAACTTTAGCTAATATGAAGGGATATAATGCCTTATCCGGACCTTATAACATGAATGAATTAGGCGACGCTGTAAGATCTCTTGTTCCTATGTTTATTAAAAACGGTAAATTTACTAGGATCGATGATTAA
- a CDS encoding dihydroxyacetone kinase subunit DhaK gives MKKILNKPENFVDEMVEGILYAYPDKIMSLNGDKRVILNKTKKDNKVGIVTAGGSGHLPVFLGYVGDGMLDGCAVGNVFASPSANKMYEMIKACNFGKGVLCLYGNYGGDKLNFEMAMSMAEMDGIQVKEIRVMDDIASSPIEAKDKRRGVAGMVFAYKVAGAAAQRGYDLEKLVSVTEKALDNIRTMGIALSPCIVPEVGKPTFSIKDDEMEIGMGIHGEVGIEVSKLKTSAEVAKMIFDKIATEISFSKNDEVAVMINGLGATPLEELFIIYRDLFNILNGLGVKVISPHVGEFATSMEMAGLSITIMKLDDELKTLLLHDANTPFYTNANKK, from the coding sequence ATGAAAAAAATATTAAATAAACCTGAAAACTTTGTAGATGAAATGGTAGAAGGAATTTTATACGCCTATCCAGATAAAATAATGTCGTTAAATGGGGATAAGCGGGTTATTCTTAATAAAACAAAAAAAGACAATAAGGTCGGTATTGTTACTGCCGGCGGCAGCGGTCATCTGCCTGTTTTTCTCGGTTATGTAGGTGATGGAATGCTTGACGGATGTGCTGTAGGTAATGTTTTTGCTTCTCCATCTGCCAATAAAATGTATGAGATGATTAAAGCCTGTAATTTCGGAAAGGGGGTATTATGTCTGTATGGAAATTACGGAGGAGATAAACTCAATTTTGAAATGGCAATGTCGATGGCTGAAATGGACGGTATACAGGTCAAAGAAATAAGAGTGATGGATGATATTGCTTCATCACCGATTGAGGCGAAGGATAAGCGGCGAGGAGTAGCAGGAATGGTTTTTGCTTACAAAGTTGCAGGGGCTGCAGCTCAAAGAGGTTATGATCTTGAAAAACTTGTTTCTGTTACGGAAAAGGCTCTTGATAACATACGCACGATGGGTATAGCTTTATCGCCATGTATAGTTCCTGAAGTCGGCAAACCGACTTTTTCAATCAAGGATGATGAAATGGAAATAGGAATGGGTATTCACGGAGAGGTAGGTATAGAGGTTTCAAAACTGAAAACTTCAGCCGAGGTTGCAAAAATGATTTTTGATAAAATCGCAACCGAAATTTCTTTTTCGAAAAACGATGAAGTTGCCGTAATGATTAACGGTCTTGGCGCCACTCCTCTGGAAGAGTTATTTATTATCTATCGGGATCTATTCAATATTTTAAATGGTCTGGGTGTAAAAGTAATAAGCCCTCATGTAGGGGAATTCGCAACATCAATGGAGATGGCAGGGCTTTCTATCACAATTATGAAATTGGATGATGAATTAAAAACCTTGCTTCTCCATGATGCAAATACGCCCTTCTATACAAATGCAAATAAAAAATAG
- a CDS encoding branched-chain amino acid ABC transporter permease yields the protein MRKKSIILDKIIKKIAKNQIFVLIILAVLAISFPIFVDNNYYLGIAIMFFIYSILTLSLNLVTGYVGFTLLGQAAFFGLGAYVAAILGTRFQVDFIIGCIAASLFAAIFGAMLALPTLRIRGRYFAIVTLGFSEIMRMIELNWMEMTRGPQGISRIPGIVIFGKEFDSYRFKYYVGLVLLIFALYIINSILNSKHGRAVRAIKDDDLAAGAIGVNVYKYTVVIFSISAGIAGMAGAYYAHYMSFIDPNAFNFEQSILILSMAIFGGLGSLPGSILGALALTILPEALRFLSDYRQIIYGLILVLIVIFKPSGVMGKINFERIRSIANMEKEDLNVESNS from the coding sequence ATGAGAAAAAAGTCGATTATCTTAGATAAAATTATTAAAAAAATCGCTAAAAATCAGATATTTGTTTTAATTATACTTGCTGTTCTGGCAATATCTTTCCCGATTTTTGTTGACAATAATTACTATCTTGGCATAGCAATAATGTTCTTTATATATTCAATATTGACCTTATCTCTTAATTTAGTTACGGGTTATGTTGGATTTACACTTTTGGGACAAGCGGCTTTCTTCGGTTTGGGGGCTTATGTTGCTGCAATACTTGGAACGCGTTTTCAAGTTGATTTTATTATCGGATGTATAGCTGCTTCTTTATTTGCTGCTATTTTTGGAGCAATGCTGGCTCTCCCGACTTTGCGCATACGCGGTCGATATTTTGCAATTGTAACTCTAGGTTTTTCTGAAATCATGCGAATGATAGAGCTTAACTGGATGGAGATGACGCGAGGCCCTCAGGGAATTTCAAGGATACCGGGTATAGTAATTTTTGGGAAAGAGTTTGACTCATACAGATTTAAATACTATGTTGGGCTGGTTCTTTTAATATTTGCCTTATATATAATTAATTCAATTTTAAATTCAAAACATGGGCGTGCCGTACGCGCAATAAAAGATGACGATTTAGCTGCCGGAGCCATTGGAGTAAATGTTTATAAATATACCGTTGTTATTTTTTCTATTTCGGCGGGTATTGCAGGAATGGCTGGAGCCTATTACGCTCATTATATGAGTTTTATTGATCCTAATGCTTTTAATTTTGAACAATCAATTTTAATTTTATCGATGGCCATATTTGGAGGATTGGGAAGTTTGCCCGGAAGTATTTTAGGAGCCTTGGCATTGACGATTTTACCTGAGGCCCTCAGATTTTTATCCGATTATCGGCAAATTATATATGGTCTTATATTGGTTTTGATAGTTATATTTAAACCCTCAGGTGTTATGGGGAAGATAAATTTTGAACGGATACGATCTATAGCAAATATGGAAAAGGAGGACTTAAATGTCGAATCCAATTCTTAA
- a CDS encoding ABC transporter ATP-binding protein has translation MLLEVKDLHVSYGEIKAIRGINFNINQGEIVTIIGSNGAGKSTTLNSLAGLIKPASGTVLFNGEDVTKLESYELVKKGISLSPEGRQIFPRMSVIENLELGGYFRTRAELEQGKNNVFELFPILKERSWQSGGTLSGGEQQMLAIGRALMASPKILILDEPSLGLAPIIVKEIFKLIRKIRDEGITVLLVEQNAKMALSISDRGYVLETGKIRLEGKSEELLNNEEVHKLYLGGI, from the coding sequence GTGCTTTTAGAAGTTAAAGATTTACATGTCAGTTACGGAGAAATAAAGGCAATCCGTGGAATTAATTTTAATATTAATCAAGGTGAAATTGTAACTATCATAGGCTCAAATGGGGCCGGTAAAAGTACAACTTTAAACAGTTTAGCAGGGTTGATAAAACCGGCATCCGGTACGGTTTTATTCAATGGTGAGGATGTTACAAAATTAGAGTCTTATGAACTTGTAAAGAAAGGAATTTCTTTGTCACCAGAGGGGAGACAAATATTTCCTAGAATGTCGGTAATAGAAAATCTTGAGTTAGGAGGTTACTTTAGAACTAGGGCTGAATTAGAACAAGGGAAAAACAATGTTTTTGAATTGTTTCCTATTTTAAAGGAACGCAGTTGGCAGTCTGGCGGAACTTTGTCCGGGGGTGAACAGCAAATGCTTGCAATTGGGAGAGCTTTGATGGCATCGCCTAAGATATTGATTCTTGATGAACCTTCATTGGGACTTGCTCCTATAATAGTTAAAGAAATATTTAAACTGATTAGGAAAATTCGAGATGAAGGGATTACGGTTTTATTAGTTGAGCAAAATGCAAAAATGGCTTTGTCGATTTCCGATAGGGGCTATGTACTTGAAACTGGAAAAATAAGATTGGAGGGTAAGAGTGAAGAATTATTAAACAACGAAGAAGTGCATAAATTATATTTAGGAGGCATATAG
- a CDS encoding FecCD family ABC transporter permease, with protein sequence MPDKRRRKMLIFLFISCILLALSVLAAIYFGSTRIPISEIIKIILYRENSDFSIIIWDIRIPRIILALMVGANLAASGALLQAVVQNPLAEPGIIGISSGAKLGLLLALLIFPQFVTAAPLFAFIGAMGAAVLVYLLAWKGGVKTVRLILAGVAVNAFFAGVSYLITILNNDKIQNIMLWLSGNLSGRSMYDVKLILPYSLIGLAAALAAIRPSNLLLFGDEKAGSLGLNITRSRILISLTASFLAAISTSLVGVISFVGLVIPHIVRLITGPNYKYLLPLSILNGGIFLLIADTFARTIAAPIELPVGTLMALVGGPFFVYLLRRK encoded by the coding sequence ATGCCGGATAAACGCCGAAGAAAAATGCTCATCTTTCTCTTTATTTCTTGTATTCTTCTAGCCTTATCCGTTTTGGCTGCAATCTATTTCGGAAGCACAAGGATTCCCATCAGTGAGATTATAAAAATTATATTATACCGTGAGAATTCAGATTTTTCCATAATTATTTGGGACATAAGAATTCCCAGAATTATTTTAGCCCTCATGGTCGGAGCAAACCTTGCCGCTTCAGGAGCCCTTCTCCAAGCGGTTGTTCAAAATCCCTTGGCAGAACCAGGAATAATAGGCATTTCGAGCGGAGCAAAGCTGGGACTCTTACTGGCCCTCTTGATTTTTCCGCAATTTGTTACGGCAGCCCCCTTATTCGCATTTATAGGAGCTATGGGGGCGGCAGTCTTGGTTTACCTTTTGGCTTGGAAGGGTGGAGTAAAAACCGTCCGCCTTATTTTGGCAGGTGTTGCAGTAAACGCTTTTTTTGCAGGCGTAAGCTATCTTATCACAATCTTAAACAACGACAAGATTCAAAACATCATGCTTTGGCTAAGCGGAAACCTTTCGGGACGCAGCATGTACGATGTTAAGCTTATCTTGCCCTACTCCCTCATAGGCCTTGCAGCCGCCCTTGCTGCCATACGTCCGAGCAATCTCCTTTTATTCGGAGACGAAAAGGCCGGCAGTTTAGGCTTAAACATTACAAGGAGCCGAATTCTAATTTCGCTCACGGCCTCCTTTTTAGCGGCTATTTCCACCTCCCTCGTCGGAGTCATAAGTTTTGTAGGCCTTGTAATTCCCCACATCGTAAGACTTATTACCGGTCCCAACTATAAATATCTTTTACCCCTTTCGATATTAAACGGAGGGATATTTTTACTGATAGCCGACACCTTTGCACGCACAATAGCAGCCCCCATAGAATTACCCGTCGGTACCCTGATGGCCCTGGTCGGCGGCCCTTTTTTCGTTTACCTTTTAAGGAGGAAGTAA
- a CDS encoding dihydroxyacetone kinase subunit L: MITKDIILDVLIEIAKTMEDEKDYLVELDQQNGDGDLGISMSTGFNAAVNAFKDDSGKDIGLGLLKAAMAFNEKAPSSLGTILSFGLMAMGKTFKGKQELTREELALGFSKFNEEIMNKGGAKPGEKTIVDTFIPVEKFVRENLGKIPDNELIKESEKIAKEGSDSTRNMKSVHGRAAYYAEKSIGVLDGGSYAGYLIFKALNNFTTYGGKK; the protein is encoded by the coding sequence ATGATTACGAAGGATATAATTTTAGATGTATTAATTGAAATAGCAAAGACTATGGAAGACGAAAAAGATTATCTTGTTGAGCTTGACCAACAAAACGGGGACGGCGATTTAGGTATTTCTATGAGTACCGGATTCAATGCTGCCGTTAATGCATTTAAAGATGACAGTGGAAAAGACATCGGTCTTGGTCTTCTCAAAGCTGCAATGGCTTTTAATGAAAAAGCTCCTTCAAGTTTAGGTACCATATTATCATTCGGATTAATGGCTATGGGAAAAACTTTTAAAGGAAAGCAAGAGTTGACTCGGGAAGAACTTGCATTGGGCTTTTCAAAATTTAATGAAGAGATTATGAACAAGGGAGGTGCAAAGCCCGGAGAAAAGACCATTGTCGATACATTCATTCCTGTTGAAAAATTCGTTAGGGAAAATTTGGGTAAAATTCCTGATAATGAATTGATAAAAGAGTCTGAAAAAATTGCAAAAGAAGGTTCTGATTCAACACGGAACATGAAATCTGTTCATGGCAGAGCCGCTTATTATGCAGAAAAAAGTATCGGCGTTCTTGATGGAGGTTCCTATGCAGGATATTTGATATTCAAAGCACTAAATAATTTTACAACATATGGAGGAAAAAAATGA
- a CDS encoding GntR family transcriptional regulator produces the protein MTTDKLTTKKKSLKQDAYIKIYDLVTDNTIKPGDIINLSDLEKYLKISRAPIRDALIELCNENVFKSIPRYGYELITLRQEDLTEMLNYRLVLECGFLEKNWKEVANSDHAILNDLLEHTREFSNTNAVSEWQNNSVFHIGLFKLHNNSHALLSLEHTMKKMTRFFIQNYWEKWEEITKKTFSSDHENIIYAIKENDKVRALKHLSSDIGGFKR, from the coding sequence ATGACAACCGATAAATTGACAACGAAAAAAAAATCCTTAAAGCAGGATGCTTATATAAAGATATACGACCTCGTAACTGACAATACAATCAAACCCGGAGATATAATAAACCTCTCGGATCTGGAAAAATATTTAAAAATAAGCAGAGCTCCAATAAGAGATGCTTTAATAGAACTTTGCAATGAAAACGTTTTTAAGAGTATCCCCCGCTATGGATATGAACTAATAACGCTCAGACAAGAAGATTTGACAGAAATGCTGAATTACCGATTAGTACTGGAATGCGGTTTTTTGGAGAAAAACTGGAAAGAAGTCGCTAATAGCGATCACGCCATACTAAATGACCTACTGGAGCATACAAGGGAATTTAGCAATACTAATGCGGTAAGTGAATGGCAAAACAATTCCGTATTTCATATAGGCTTATTCAAATTGCATAATAATTCTCATGCTTTACTCAGTTTGGAGCATACAATGAAAAAAATGACCCGTTTTTTTATCCAGAATTATTGGGAAAAATGGGAAGAAATTACAAAAAAAACTTTCAGCTCAGACCATGAAAACATAATTTATGCCATAAAAGAGAATGATAAAGTAAGAGCCTTAAAACACTTGAGTTCCGATATAGGGGGATTTAAAAGGTAA
- a CDS encoding L-2-amino-thiazoline-4-carboxylic acid hydrolase: MVITNVKQKSSPALDGQRNICQRRAATISNMIKCAAERGLDKQFARDAIYKYGQDIAANMKKSLKKDFSIDEFLEAFASQPHFDIYEMEVVKKTEDMFLIHFHYCPYVEEWTKQGYCDDELSELCDITMEGDKAIGDCFPNLRFTLGKTIAQGHCVCELLFEKIKETEK, encoded by the coding sequence GTGGTCATAACAAATGTAAAGCAAAAAAGCAGTCCAGCTTTGGATGGACAACGTAATATATGTCAGAGACGCGCTGCTACTATCAGTAATATGATAAAGTGTGCAGCTGAACGCGGGCTTGATAAACAATTTGCAAGAGATGCAATCTATAAGTACGGGCAAGACATTGCAGCAAATATGAAAAAGTCTTTAAAAAAAGATTTTAGTATTGATGAATTTCTTGAAGCGTTTGCCTCACAGCCTCACTTTGATATTTATGAAATGGAAGTCGTAAAAAAAACCGAAGATATGTTCTTGATTCATTTTCACTATTGTCCTTATGTTGAAGAATGGACAAAACAAGGTTACTGTGATGATGAACTTTCTGAGTTATGCGACATAACAATGGAAGGTGACAAGGCTATAGGAGATTGTTTTCCTAATTTGAGATTTACACTAGGAAAAACAATAGCACAAGGTCACTGTGTATGTGAATTATTATTTGAAAAAATAAAGGAGACGGAAAAATGA